A window of bacterium BMS3Abin08 genomic DNA:
GTATCTGGGGGAAACAAGAAACTTTCAGACCGTCAAGGGAGGAGAGAAAAAGATCGACAATGGTATGGAGCTTGAGTGCATGGAAAAGGAGTACCAGTCTCAAGCTGTGGTGAGGGTAGTGCTTGATACGGGAGAACATGTGAAAATAAAGAGATCAGAGCTGCAGAGAGTTTAGGCCTTGTTAAAGGGGGCTTCTATTACAGCATATGGCGTAGAAGCTCCCTTTAGTACCTGTTAACACACAGAGATTCCCTGAATTGCCGATAGAGATTCCATCAATCCATGAAAAGGGCTGGTGGGTCAAACGTCGGATTTGGGAGGGATCTTGACTTAACGGAAGAGATTATTATTTAATGATTAATGTCAGATAAAGGACTTTCCCTTATCTGGCACAGATGGGGGTGGGAAGAGGGGTGAGTCCTGAGTGGTGAATTGTTTTTTTCTGACTTACTGAGTCACTTGATCTAATTCACTGATTTAAGGCAAATCCCCCGCTGCCCCGCAGCCGTGAAGGGAACGAAAGCCCACGGAGCCACTGGTCAATTACCGTTTAAACGGTAATACCGGGAAGGCGGGTGAGTAGGATGCCCTGAGCCGGAAGACCCTCCCATCTGAAATTTCCTCGCGGGAGGAGTTCGATGAAACGTAATCCAAGACCCATTTTTTCAAGTCCTTTCGTTTTAGCCCCAAAAACAGTGAAGGCCCTTTTCACGCCGTTTCTCAATTATCTTGATGCAGGGAGACTCCTCATGTTTCCCGCAAGCATCATCCTATCTCTCGCCCTTATGGTATCCGCTGTATCGGCCGGTACCGCAGACAGGGAGGGAGATGAGACAATTGATGTAGGGGAGATCGTTGTTACTGCAACGAGGTATGAGGAGCAGATCTCCGGTATACCGGCAAATGTTACCGTGATTACAGAGGATGAGATAAAAAACTCAACTGCCCGTGACATCCCTGACCTCCTGAGAACGGAGGTTGGAATTCAGGTGACCGACATCACCGGAAACGGGAGGAATCTCAATGTTGATGTAAGAGGGTTCGGTGAAACGGCTCCACTCAATACCCTGGTGCTCGTTGACGGAAGAAGGGTGAATCAGGCAGACCTGAGCGGGGCTGACTGGATACAGATACCCCTGGACAGGGTAAAGCGGATTGAGATAATCCGGGGTGGCCGCGGCAGCGTCCTTTATGGCGACAATGCAGCGGGAGGTGTTATTAATATCATTACCAGGAGCGGTAATAAATTCAGGACCGGTGGCGAGCTTGCCTACGGGAGCTATGATACATTCAGGGGTAACGGCTTTGTAGGCGGGACCTCTGGGGATCTCTCATATTATCTGTCCGGCAGCTATTCGTCTACCGACGGGTACAGGGAAAACAGTAATTCCGAATCAAAAGACTTCGGCACAAAGCTCGATTACTACATAGGAGACTCCCTCAGGTTAGGCCTGAGCAGCGGGTATCACAAGGACAACACCGGCCTGCCCGGAGCCCTTAGGGAGAGTGATCTTGATTCAGGGGTTTCAAGAAGGGATTCGTTGAACCCGAAAGACTTTGCCGACACCGAGGACTACTATGTAACGTTTACCCCCCAGGTCTACTTCCTGGATGAAAGTTACTTTAAGGTGGAGACCTCTTACAGAAAGAGGAGTTTTCTCTCCTTTGCATCCTTTGCAGATGGTAATTTTACGGGTGATACGGAGATCGATACCATAGCCATCTCACCCCAGCTTCTCCTGAAGGGAAAGATAGGCGGGATCCCCAATACCCTGACAGCGGGTTTCGATTATCAGAAGGCCAAGGAGGACATACTCAATGATTCGCTCTTCTTCGGCACCCGTACCCTGGGTAATTTCAGACTGGAGAAAGAGAACTATGGCTACTATATACATGACCGGGCGACGGTAACAGATGGCCTGGAGGTCTCGGGCGGGTACCGTTTTGACAGTGCTGATTTCTCCTTCAGCCCCAGCACACCCGACAGCACAACCCTTGACCAGAACCTCTTTACCCTCGGTATAAATTACAGATACCAAAAAGACTCCCATGTATATGCAAGCTATTCGAGGAGCTTCAGGTATCCTGTGCTGGACGAACTCTTCAGCTTTTTTACCAATACGCTTGATACAGGCCTGGTCCAGCAGACCTCGAATGACTATGAAATAGGGCTGAGGCACCGGTTTAATGATGCCGTTTCCGCTTCAATAAACGTCTTCAGGATTGACACGGATGATGAGATCTTCTTTAACCCCATGACCTATGCGAATGAGAACCTTGACGGGACCACAAGGCGTCAGGGGCTTGAGGTCTCCTTTGAAACAAAGGCCCTTGACTGGCTCTCCCTGGGGGGGAGTTATACCTACACGGATGCCACGATCAGGGGCGGACAGTTTGAGGGGAATGATATTCCCGGTGTCCCCAGACACAAGGCAACCCTGAATACCCTCCTCACATTCAAGGGTGGGATCAGTATGCGGCTGAGCGGTGTTTACACAGGTGAGAGGGCCTTTATAAGTGACTTCAACAATGAGTTCGACCGTCAGAAAGGCCATATTATCTTTAATGCAAAGGTGATGTACCGGTGGAAGAAGATGACGGCATTTGTTGATGTATTAAATATCACGAACAAAGAATACTCCGAATACGGTGTGATTTCCGGGTTTCCAGCGGAGAAGGCATTTTATCCCTCCCCCAAGAGAAACTTTCTTGTCGGGGTAAGGGTGGAACTCTAAATCCGGTTTCGGGGAGGAAAGAGGTTCGGTTTCGGAATAAAAAAGATACTGTTATGCGTATGCCTGTGCCTGACTTTTGCAGGGAATGCCTACGCCTATACATACGACAGGATAATCTCCCTCGCCCCCAGTATAACGGAGATACTCTTTTCTCTCGGTCTTGATGACAGGATAGTCGCTGTAACGAACTTCTGCGACTATCCGCCCGAGGCAAGGAAAAAGCCAAAGATCGGGGGTATGTCCAACCCGTCACTTGAGGCGGTAATCGCGTTAAAACCCGACGTCGTTGTGCTTACCAAGGACGGAAACCCTAAGGAGTTTGAAAGGCGTCTGAGGAGCCTCAATGTAAGGACCTATGTGTTCAGTGCAACAAGGATCGCCGATCTCCCCGCTGAAATTCTGAAGATGGGGAAATTCCTCGGTGTAGAAGTGCGTGCCAGGGACCTTGCCGGCAGGATCGAATCGGAATTCAATCACTACAGGAATGCCTACAAAAAGCCATCGGGGAAGCGGGCGGTCTTTATTGTCTGGCCTGAGCCCCTTCTGGTTGCCGGGCCTGATACAGCGGTGGATGATGCGCTCAGGCTGCTCGGCTGGGGAAACGTGGCCTCAGGGGCAAGGGCCCGGTATCCCAGGTATTCAATTGAAGAACTGATTCTTCAGGCCCCCGACGTGATACTGATAGGCAAGGGACATAAGGATATGAAGGCCCTCTCCGGAAGGCTCCTCAAGCGCCTAAATGTCCTAAAGGCAGTAAAAAACGGCAGGGTATATTATACCGGTGATTTTCTATACAGGCTTGGTCCAAGGGTGATTGAAGGGATCCGGGAGCTTGAGGGGATACTCTATAATAAATCCGGTGCTAAAGAGACAGGCATATCCGGCAATGGACTGCACGATTGATCCTGCACGGCCTTGAATTTTCCATAGGATTCTTCGGGCTACCCATCGCATGCCGGCCCATGGTTCCGACCATAGAAGATAACGTTCTCAGAGAGGTATCTTGAGTTGAAAAGAAGAATGATAATTCTGATGGTTGTCTCAACGGTCCTGGTACTGATCTCAATAGTCGCCGGTCCCCGTTTTATTAATCCATTCAGCCTGAATGATACCACATGGGAGATTCTCTTCAGGATCAGATTGCCGAGGGTGGTTGTTGCAATGCTGATGGGCTCTGCCCTCGGGGCCTCGGGTGCAATACTTCAGGGGATCCTGAGGAACCCCCTCGCTGATCCCTATATCCTCGGTATATCGAGTGGTGCAGCCCTGATGGCAGTGCTGGGTATCCTGCTCGGGAGCACCGTCTTTGGAGCACTGACAGTCCCTATCCTTGCATTCATAGGCTCTGTGCTGACAGGCGTGACCGTTGGTGCGCTTGGATACAGGAGGGGGAAGATCTGGCCGGAAAGGCTCCTCCTTGCAGGGGTAGGCATCGGGTTCCTCCTCACAGCAGTGCTTATGCTGATGATGAGTGTAGCATCAGACCAGGGGATCAGGAGGGCGATCCTCTGGATATTCGGCGATCTCTCCCTTGCAGACTGGACCATGATACCATATGGATTTTTTTTCATACTTACCGGCTTTGTCATCTCCCTATGGAGATACAAGGGGCTGAATGCCCTGATGCTCGGGGATGATATTGCCCATAGTCTCGGCTTTGCCCCATCGAGAGAGCGGCTGATACTCTTTGTTTCAGTGGGACTTATGGTTGCGGCCTCGGTTTCGCTGGGCGGGGTGGTCGGATTTGTCGGCCTTCTGATCCCGCATATTGTGCGGTTCTTTGTGGGTTCGGACAATAAGCTCCTTGTCCCCCTCTCGGCAGTTGCCGGTGGCGCTATGCTCTGCGTTGCCGATATGATTGGAAGAAGCGTCATGGCACCGATGGAACTGCCGGCAGGATTAATCACCGCAGTACTTGGTGCGCCATATTTCCTCTATCTCCTCAGGAGGAAAGAGATACTCGGGGTGTAGTATGACGATTCTGGAATTGAGGAAGGTCTCGTTCTCTTATGAAAAGTCTTCCTTTATAAACAAACTCTCCCTGTCCATTAAAGAGGGTGAGTTTGCAGGGATTATAGGGGCAAACGGGTCAGGGAAATCAACGATACTGAAGCTCTCTGCGGGTATACTAAACCCCTCGGATGGTGAGGTGCTTCTCTGGAACAAGCCCATACGCCGGTACCGTGGTAAGGACAGGGCAAAGCTCATAAGCTACCTGCCTCAGATGCTCGACAGCAATCTGCCTTTCAGGGTGAGGGAACTGGTAAGCATGGGGCTTTATCCCTATGATATCCCGCCGGAACTCACACCTGATGAGGCAATAGAAGTGGTGGGACTCCGGAATAAGAAGGACTCCCCTGTTACGGAATTGAGCGGGGGGGAGAGAAGACGGGTCTTCATTGCCATGACGCTCCAGCAGGGAGCGGGTGCTCTACTCCTTGATGAGCCACTTGCAAACCTTGATATCAGGTACCAGATTGAACTTATAAGATTACTCAAGGGGTTGAGGATAGAGAAGGGCATATCCGTTCTGATGGCCCTCCATGACATCAATATGGCCTTTCTCTTTGATACCGTTCATGTCATCAAGGAAGGAAGGCTTCTTATATCGGGTAACCCTGAAGAGACTATCACGGAACAGGTATTGCATGAGGCCTTTGGTGTGGATGTCAATATTTACAGACAGGAAGATGGAACGTTTTCCTTTGGGTATAAATGAAGGACGCAAAGTTTGGAGTCAATGAAGAAAAGGTCGCTGCCCTAAGGGAACGGATGGAACTGCTCGGTATCAAAGAAGCGGAGATAGTTGAGAAATTCGTCCGTTCACAGGGACATGGCGGCCAGAAGGTAAATAAGACCTCTACCTGCGTATATCTGAAACACCTGCCTACAGGAATCGAGGTCAAGTGTCAGAAAAGCCGCTCCCAGCCCCTAAACCGCTTTTTCGCGAGAAGGATACTTATGGAAAAGATAGAGGCCGAAATGCTTGGAAAGAACAGCCCCGAAGAAAAGAAGAGACAGGGTATACGGAAACAGAAGGCCAGGAGGAAAAAGAGGGCAAAGGAAAAGCGCACAGTGTAGTACTACTGTCGCGTCAACTCTCAATTGTCATTCCGGCTTGTCCGGAATCGTTCATAGCGCATAGGGCATAGCGCATAGCATTCGTTTTTCTGTCATTCCGGCTTGTCCGGAATCTAAGAGGAGTATGATTCCCGATCCCCGACAGGCGAGGACAGGCTCAGCGGGAATGACAATTCAAACACCCCGACATTACAAGGTTGACACGACACTACCCACTCTTCTCTATGGTGCTCTTTGCTGCCTGAAGAACCTCTTCAACACTTATTAGCGACATACACTTAACTTTTTTCCTGCATGAAGGTGTGTAACCAAACCTTGTGCATGGACTGCAATCGAGGTGTTTGTTTAACACCGTGTGTTTCCTGCCGCGTGGTGCCCACTTTTTCTCAATACCCGAACCAAAGAGAGAGACGGTGGGAGTTCCAACGGCATAAGCAATATGCATCAGGCCTGAATCTGCCGTCAGTAACAGCTTGCTCATATTAAGTACGGCAGCAAGATCTCTTAGATTCGTTCTGCCGGTGAGGTCGATGCAGTCGCCTGCATATTCCTTTATCCTGTCGGCATCCCTCCTGTCTGCATCTGAGCCAAGTATCACAATCTCATAGCCTTTATCGCTTAACACCTTTGCCACCCTTCCATATCTGTCTCCTCCCCACCTCCGCTCAGCCACTGATGCCCCCGGAAAAATAACAATTAACCCTTTCGTATTCTTTTTGAAATGATTAATGACTAATGGCCGATAACCATTACCGGTGGGAGCCTCTCTGATATCTAAAAAGGGGGCCTCAGGATTAAAGGATAACCCGCAGTCCGCAACTCGTAACTCGCAACGGGAAACCAATGGTTCTATTAAATGTAAAAAGCTGTATACCTCATAGTCATCATGGCTGTATGCAATTCCGTGAGTAAATAACCTTCCTCTTTCGTTTGTGTCAAAGCCTATCCTTACAGCAGCACCTGTAAGATAGGCCACGACTGCCGGGAGCCTGTGCCATTGTTCGGTATCGATCACAACATCATATCTGTTTCGGAGGTATTTAAAAAGCCCCCCGCCCTTGTCGTAGAGATAAATCCTGCTTATCCCTTTGGAAAGCCTGAATATATCTGCATTTCTTTTTTCGCAAAGGAGATCAATGTCAGCGTCAGGAAATTTCGCTCTCAACGAATTAATTGCAGGAAGGAGAAGCACGGCATCACCGATGCCGCCCGGACGGATGATAAGAATCTTTTTAAACTTCGCAGGATACCCTTTATGATGCTTTTTCACCCTGCAAAGCAGGAATACAAGTGGTTTGCCCAAAATATTATCAACAAATTTTAACAACTTTATCTTATTCACTGTTTAAAAAACCTGTTCTTTTGACATTTCTTCGGACAGCTTGAGGTGAATAAAAAATGTTCTTCCGACTTTACTGTGGATAATTTCTCTTCAATCCTTCCTTCGTTCCCCTCTTTGGAAAAGAACTCCTGTATTTATTCCCCTCTTTGGCAAAGAGGGGTTAGGGGAGATTTTATAAATTACAAATAACTCCATATTCTTTCCATTACTCCCTTAAGATTCGCGAAAACCTCTTTATCCGAAAACCTTAAGACCTTAATTCCAACGCTTGCCAAATAATTATCTCTTATCCTGTCCTTTTCTTTACCATCAACACTATAATGTTGCCCGCCGTCAAGCTCTATTACTATATTCGCCTTCGGACAGTGAAGCTCCCCGACCAAAGGTCGGGGCTTCCGAGTAAGGAATATTGATATTTATATCGCTGGCATTCATCCCCGATCAAAGATCGGGGCATGCAGCCGGCATACTCGTAAAAATCAACGATATAATTACCTGAAATCTTTTGTCTGTAAAATTGATAGCCTTTCAATTGCTTGTTCCTTATGCTTGACCATAGCAGCTTTTCAGCATCGGTCATATTTCTTCTCAGGTTTCTCGATAACTGTTTTAAAGTTTTATTATATGAAAACGTTTTCAAATCCCCCCTCCCCCCCTTTTCTAAAGGGGGGAATCTTACCCACACAAAACTCGGAGGAGCCTAAAAAGAAAGGTTTCCTCTTTGACCGTACAACAGGTTAACCGCTACTTCATGTGCATATACAGGATTATTCGCACCAGCCCCAGGTTCCTCTTTGATCAGACAATAGGTTAACGGCTATTATTAAAACATATTCCATGGTATGGCAAAAATATTTTTTGTAAGTTGTTTTATCTCCTTTCCTGCATATATAATCAATCCACCTGTGAACTTACTGGACAGGTCTTTAAAGAAAAGCATATTATTTATGTCTCTGATTGATACATTATCCGATAGTTTAACCTCTATAGCCACTATCTTATTGTCTTTTTCAAAAATAAAATCCACCGCTCTTTCCTTTCCTCCCTGCGTTCTGAAATAAAAGACCTCCCCTCCTATTACAGCTGCCCTGACAATCAAATTAAGAAGCACATACGATTCAAACAATGCCCCCATAAAAGACTCTGCTACTGAGGCGACAGATGAAAACCCCGCAAGTGAAGCTATAAGACCGGAATCAATAAAAAACCCTTTTGGTGATTTTATAAGTCTTTTGGATATATTTTTAGAGTATGGTCTGAGTTTTAAAAAGAGACCGGTTGCTTCGAGTATGTTTATATACCTCCCGGCTGTTGCCTGAGAAAGGGCAGCATCTCTTGCAATCTCACTCTGTTTGAGGATGTTTGAACATCTGAGAGCAAGAAGTTCCATCATCTTTCTGAAATCGGACAGATGCGATATTTCCGATATTTCTCTCAGATCGCTCTCAAGGTAAGTCTTTACATATCCTTTCCACCACATAGCGATATGGCTTTCTTTTTTCAGAAAGGCAACAGGTGGTAGAAATCCCCTCAAAAGGTTTTGCCTGAGGTCTCCGTTAACCTTGTTGACAGGTCGATATTTATTAGCTTCGATGGATAGAAGCTCTCCGGTATCTAAAAACGAGGAGAACCATCCATTGTCTTTCCTTCCCGGTAATTCTCCAAAAGCAAAGGGCATCAAGTTGAAATAAATAGCCCTACCGGCAAGACTCTCAGAGACCTTCTTTATTAAAAGGAGATTGGCAGAACCGGACAGCACAATACGTCTTGACCTATCCCTATCTATTGCCCTTTTAACTGCATGAATGAAATCAGGAGACTTCTGTACCTCATCAATAACCATGTTGTCGGAGATATTCAGAATCTCTTCAGGATTTTTATTTGCAAGAGCAAGGATATCAAGGTCATCAAAGCTAATATAGTGCCAGTTTTTAAACGGTCTTTCATTCTTCAGAAGTGTGCTTTTACCGGTCTGTCTTGCACCCGAAAGTACCACTACAGGGGAAAACTCGATTGCTTCCCTCAAACTATCAGCAAGCCACCTCTTTCTATATTTTGCTATCATGATATATATTATATCACATCATGATAGAAAATATATCATGTTTCCTGTCATGATCTTGTAAATCCTATAATGAATAGCCCTGATAATCAGCGTAAACACCGGCCATTTATCCTTCGTCGTGGCCTCTGTCGGTCCACCGCAGGGTCAGATGAAAAAAAATGAGTTTACTTATTAGAATAATTTTTAATAATATACTTACATGAGAAAAGATACAGAAAACTTCCTTTTTTCTTCAGAATATGACTTTATAACTGCTAAATATATGTTTGAAACGGGCAGGTATGTGTATGTAATCTTTATGTGTCATATGGCTATTGAGAAGGCATTGAAGGCAATTGTGTCTGAACTAACTGATAGGGTGTCTCCCAAAACTCATAACCTTATATATCTTATAAAAGTCGCTAAGCTAAATATTCCCCAAGACCTTTTTGATTTCATTGCAAAGATAAACAATGCAAGTGTAATTACCAGATATCCAGAAGACTTTAAGAAACTTTTAGAAAGTTATCCTGAAAAGATTACCGAAAGTTATCTTAAAAACACAGAAAAGGTGCTTCAATGGTTAAGACAAAACGGGAAATTGAAATAATAATCGAGAAATATAAAGTGGAACTTAGAAAACTTGGTATAACACCACAGGAAATTATACTATATGGTTCATTTGCAAGTGGACACCCTCGGGAAGATAGTGATATTGACTTGATTGTCATCTCTGATGATTTTAAAAATATGAATTTTAGAGAAAGACTTGAAATCCTTGGCCTTGCTGCAGGTAGAGTTTTTGAACCCATAGAGGCAATCGGTTATACAGAAGAAGAAATAAAAGATACAAAGGGCACATTCCTTGAAGAAATATTACCTACTTCGTCCTAACGAACCTCCTCGCAGCAGGCTACAGGGAATTATCAAGTTAAAAAAATTAAGCTTATGAAAGATCTGAATAGCCTCAAACCCTTACTCCTTTACACCATGACCTCCGGCCTTGGGGATTTCATTGTTATGGGTGACCTGATGATAAAGATAGAGGAGTTAGTGCCGGAGGCCCGGTGTTTTATAGCACATAGAGGGAATCCTCATGTGAGCTTGTGGAGAAAAGATGATTATTCAAAGCGGTTTTATGATGTTTACAAGCCTTCACAATTCTTTAAACTCATCACAAGTTTAAAACGGGCAAGGAAAGAGGGCTATACGGGTTTTGGCCTTCAGATGGCTCCGGGGTCCTTACAGGGGTTCCTCTTTCACACCTTCTTAAAAAAGATCAAAAGCATTGATTTCACTGTAGATTTCAATCTTATCAATGCAGATATTATTACTTCGCCAAAGGGAAACTATATCTTGGATTTGCACTTAAATCAGATAAAGGATCTATTAAAGCTCGATATCCCTGAGGATTTTTATAGATTGGAACTCCCAACAGGAAATGAGGACCTCGATAATCAAACGAACAATAACCGGAAGAGGATAGGAATCCATCCATGGAGCCGGAGGGGAGACTTACCTTCTTTTGCCTGGCCATTTGAGAATTGGCTGGAGGCAATAAAATTTTTGCTTGACAGGAAAGAGCTTGAAATCGTTATCTTTGGAAAAGACGGAAAATTCGAAGATTTCAGGGCTTATATGTACGAAAGAGTTAACCCCTCTTCTCGAATAAAATTTATACCTTGTAATTCTGTAAAAGAATTAATTACCATAGTAAAAAGCCTGGACTTGTTGTTAAGCGTTAATACTTCTGTTGTGCATATCGGGTATGCCTTAGGAAAA
This region includes:
- the pfeA gene encoding ferric enterobactin receptor precursor gives rise to the protein MKRNPRPIFSSPFVLAPKTVKALFTPFLNYLDAGRLLMFPASIILSLALMVSAVSAGTADREGDETIDVGEIVVTATRYEEQISGIPANVTVITEDEIKNSTARDIPDLLRTEVGIQVTDITGNGRNLNVDVRGFGETAPLNTLVLVDGRRVNQADLSGADWIQIPLDRVKRIEIIRGGRGSVLYGDNAAGGVINIITRSGNKFRTGGELAYGSYDTFRGNGFVGGTSGDLSYYLSGSYSSTDGYRENSNSESKDFGTKLDYYIGDSLRLGLSSGYHKDNTGLPGALRESDLDSGVSRRDSLNPKDFADTEDYYVTFTPQVYFLDESYFKVETSYRKRSFLSFASFADGNFTGDTEIDTIAISPQLLLKGKIGGIPNTLTAGFDYQKAKEDILNDSLFFGTRTLGNFRLEKENYGYYIHDRATVTDGLEVSGGYRFDSADFSFSPSTPDSTTLDQNLFTLGINYRYQKDSHVYASYSRSFRYPVLDELFSFFTNTLDTGLVQQTSNDYEIGLRHRFNDAVSASINVFRIDTDDEIFFNPMTYANENLDGTTRRQGLEVSFETKALDWLSLGGSYTYTDATIRGGQFEGNDIPGVPRHKATLNTLLTFKGGISMRLSGVYTGERAFISDFNNEFDRQKGHIIFNAKVMYRWKKMTAFVDVLNITNKEYSEYGVISGFPAEKAFYPSPKRNFLVGVRVEL
- the btuF gene encoding vitamin B12-binding protein precursor, giving the protein MSNPSLEAVIALKPDVVVLTKDGNPKEFERRLRSLNVRTYVFSATRIADLPAEILKMGKFLGVEVRARDLAGRIESEFNHYRNAYKKPSGKRAVFIVWPEPLLVAGPDTAVDDALRLLGWGNVASGARARYPRYSIEELILQAPDVILIGKGHKDMKALSGRLLKRLNVLKAVKNGRVYYTGDFLYRLGPRVIEGIRELEGILYNKSGAKETGISGNGLHD
- the hmuU gene encoding hemin transport system permease protein HmuU; translation: MIILMVVSTVLVLISIVAGPRFINPFSLNDTTWEILFRIRLPRVVVAMLMGSALGASGAILQGILRNPLADPYILGISSGAALMAVLGILLGSTVFGALTVPILAFIGSVLTGVTVGALGYRRGKIWPERLLLAGVGIGFLLTAVLMLMMSVASDQGIRRAILWIFGDLSLADWTMIPYGFFFILTGFVISLWRYKGLNALMLGDDIAHSLGFAPSRERLILFVSVGLMVAASVSLGGVVGFVGLLIPHIVRFFVGSDNKLLVPLSAVAGGAMLCVADMIGRSVMAPMELPAGLITAVLGAPYFLYLLRRKEILGV
- the fhuC gene encoding iron(3+)-hydroxamate import ATP-binding protein FhuC; amino-acid sequence: MTILELRKVSFSYEKSSFINKLSLSIKEGEFAGIIGANGSGKSTILKLSAGILNPSDGEVLLWNKPIRRYRGKDRAKLISYLPQMLDSNLPFRVRELVSMGLYPYDIPPELTPDEAIEVVGLRNKKDSPVTELSGGERRRVFIAMTLQQGAGALLLDEPLANLDIRYQIELIRLLKGLRIEKGISVLMALHDINMAFLFDTVHVIKEGRLLISGNPEETITEQVLHEAFGVDVNIYRQEDGTFSFGYK
- the prfA_1 gene encoding peptide chain release factor 1, producing MKDAKFGVNEEKVAALRERMELLGIKEAEIVEKFVRSQGHGGQKVNKTSTCVYLKHLPTGIEVKCQKSRSQPLNRFFARRILMEKIEAEMLGKNSPEEKKRQGIRKQKARRKKRAKEKRTV
- the rfaQ_1 gene encoding lipopolysaccharide core heptosyltransferase RfaQ gives rise to the protein MNKIKLLKFVDNILGKPLVFLLCRVKKHHKGYPAKFKKILIIRPGGIGDAVLLLPAINSLRAKFPDADIDLLCEKRNADIFRLSKGISRIYLYDKGGGLFKYLRNRYDVVIDTEQWHRLPAVVAYLTGAAVRIGFDTNERGRLFTHGIAYSHDDYEVYSFLHLIEPLVSRCELRVADCGLSFNPEAPFLDIREAPTGNGYRPLVINHFKKNTKGLIVIFPGASVAERRWGGDRYGRVAKVLSDKGYEIVILGSDADRRDADRIKEYAGDCIDLTGRTNLRDLAAVLNMSKLLLTADSGLMHIAYAVGTPTVSLFGSGIEKKWAPRGRKHTVLNKHLDCSPCTRFGYTPSCRKKVKCMSLISVEEVLQAAKSTIEKSG
- a CDS encoding HEPN domain protein: MRKDTENFLFSSEYDFITAKYMFETGRYVYVIFMCHMAIEKALKAIVSELTDRVSPKTHNLIYLIKVAKLNIPQDLFDFIAKINNASVITRYPEDFKKLLESYPEKITESYLKNTEKVLQWLRQNGKLK
- a CDS encoding nucleotidyltransferase domain protein, with the translated sequence MVKTKREIEIIIEKYKVELRKLGITPQEIILYGSFASGHPREDSDIDLIVISDDFKNMNFRERLEILGLAAGRVFEPIEAIGYTEEEIKDTKGTFLEEILPTSS
- a CDS encoding glycosyltransferase family 9, whose protein sequence is MKDLNSLKPLLLYTMTSGLGDFIVMGDLMIKIEELVPEARCFIAHRGNPHVSLWRKDDYSKRFYDVYKPSQFFKLITSLKRARKEGYTGFGLQMAPGSLQGFLFHTFLKKIKSIDFTVDFNLINADIITSPKGNYILDLHLNQIKDLLKLDIPEDFYRLELPTGNEDLDNQTNNNRKRIGIHPWSRRGDLPSFAWPFENWLEAIKFLLDRKELEIVIFGKDGKFEDFRAYMYERVNPSSRIKFIPCNSVKELITIVKSLDLLLSVNTSVVHIGYALGKKMIILSGPSLDLWTPRGENIIIINDDKAVFSGSDKYINDARFPSVSKIAPKSLLSSISLILGKQ